The proteins below are encoded in one region of Aeromonas veronii:
- the mglC gene encoding galactose/methyl galactoside ABC transporter permease MglC has protein sequence MESAKNFNLMQALKENGIYVVLLVLLMVIVIKEPSFLSLTNLSNILTQSSVRVIIALGVAGIIITQGTDLSAGRQVGLAALIAATMLQATTNINKVFPSLGEIPIPAVILLVCVVGAVIGLINGLIVAYLNVTPFITTLGTMIIVYGINSLYFDSVGASPVAGFDPRFSSFAQGFIRIGGFKLSYLTFYAAIASIFVWVLWNKTRFGKNIFAIGGNPEAAKVSGVNVAVNLVMIYALAGIFYAFGGMLEAGRVGSATNNLGFMYELDAIAACVVGGVSFAGGVGTVAGVITGVLIFTLINYGLTYIGVSPYWQFIIKGGIIILAVALDSMKYAKKK, from the coding sequence ATGGAGTCGGCTAAAAATTTCAATCTGATGCAGGCGCTCAAAGAGAACGGCATCTATGTGGTGTTGCTGGTGTTGCTCATGGTCATCGTGATCAAGGAACCCTCCTTCCTGAGCCTCACCAACCTCAGCAACATCCTGACCCAGTCCTCGGTGCGGGTCATCATCGCCCTCGGGGTGGCAGGCATTATCATCACCCAGGGGACGGATCTGTCGGCTGGCCGTCAGGTCGGTCTGGCAGCGCTGATTGCGGCGACCATGCTGCAGGCCACAACCAACATCAACAAGGTGTTCCCAAGCCTGGGAGAAATCCCCATCCCGGCGGTGATCCTGCTGGTCTGCGTCGTGGGTGCGGTGATTGGTCTCATCAACGGCCTGATCGTGGCCTATCTGAACGTGACCCCCTTCATCACCACCCTGGGGACCATGATCATCGTCTACGGCATCAACTCCCTCTATTTCGACTCCGTGGGTGCCTCGCCGGTAGCGGGTTTTGATCCCCGTTTCTCCAGCTTTGCGCAGGGTTTTATACGGATAGGGGGCTTTAAACTATCGTATCTGACCTTCTATGCGGCCATAGCTAGTATCTTCGTCTGGGTTCTGTGGAACAAGACTCGCTTTGGCAAGAACATCTTCGCCATCGGCGGCAACCCGGAAGCCGCCAAGGTCTCCGGCGTCAACGTGGCCGTCAACCTGGTGATGATCTATGCCCTGGCCGGTATCTTCTACGCCTTCGGCGGCATGCTGGAAGCGGGCCGGGTCGGCAGTGCCACCAACAACCTTGGCTTCATGTATGAACTCGATGCCATCGCGGCCTGTGTGGTGGGCGGGGTATCGTTTGCCGGTGGTGTGGGTACGGTGGCCGGGGTCATCACCGGTGTGCTCATCTTTACCCTGATCAACTACGGTCTGACCTACATCGGGGTCAGCCCCTACTGGCAGTTCATCATCAAGGGCGGCATCATCATACTGGCGGTGGCGCTGGATTCCATGAAGTACGCCAAGAAGAAGTAA
- the mglA gene encoding galactose/methyl galactoside ABC transporter ATP-binding protein MglA, with amino-acid sequence MADMTTRQQSEWLLEMIDVSKSFPGVKALDKVNLRVRPHSVHALMGENGAGKSTLLKCLFGIYEKDEGKIFFKGEEINFTSSKEALENGVSMVHQELNLVLQRTVMDNMWLGRYPTKGWFIDHGKMYEETKQIFDELDIDIDPRVKVGTLSVSQMQMIEIAKAFSYDAKIVIMDEPTSSLTEKEVNHLFKIINKLKEKGCGIVYISHKMEEIFQLCDEITILRDGQWVATQPLKGMTMDQIIGMMVGRELTQRFPEKTNQPKEVILEVEHLTAKNQPSIQDVTFNLHKGEILGIAGLVGAKRTDIVETLFGIRDRSEGTIKLHGKAVANHNAHEAIQNGFALVTEERRSTGIYSRLDIAFNSLIANMDSYKSSMGLLSDNKMKSDTQWVIDSMRVKTPTQQTQIGSLSGGNQQKVIIGRWLLTQPEILMLDEPTRGIDVGAKFEIYQLILELAKKDKGIVIISSEMPELLGITDRIMVMSNGRVAGIVNTKETDQSEILRLASLYL; translated from the coding sequence ATGGCTGATATGACAACACGGCAACAATCAGAATGGCTGTTGGAGATGATTGACGTCAGTAAGAGTTTCCCTGGCGTCAAGGCACTCGATAAAGTCAATTTACGGGTCCGTCCTCATTCTGTGCATGCGTTGATGGGCGAGAATGGCGCGGGGAAATCCACGCTGCTCAAGTGCTTGTTCGGCATCTACGAGAAGGATGAGGGCAAGATCTTCTTCAAGGGGGAGGAGATCAACTTCACCTCTTCCAAGGAGGCGCTGGAGAACGGCGTTTCCATGGTGCACCAGGAGCTGAACCTGGTGTTGCAGCGCACCGTGATGGACAACATGTGGCTCGGCCGCTACCCCACCAAGGGCTGGTTCATCGATCACGGCAAGATGTATGAAGAGACCAAGCAGATCTTCGACGAGCTGGACATCGACATCGATCCGCGGGTCAAGGTCGGCACCCTGTCCGTCTCCCAGATGCAGATGATCGAGATCGCCAAGGCGTTCTCCTACGACGCCAAGATCGTCATCATGGATGAGCCCACCTCCTCCCTGACCGAGAAAGAGGTCAATCACCTCTTCAAGATCATCAACAAACTCAAGGAGAAGGGCTGCGGCATCGTCTACATCTCCCACAAGATGGAAGAGATCTTCCAGCTGTGTGACGAGATCACCATATTGCGGGATGGGCAATGGGTAGCGACTCAGCCGCTCAAGGGCATGACCATGGATCAGATCATCGGCATGATGGTCGGCCGTGAGCTCACCCAGCGCTTCCCGGAGAAAACCAACCAGCCGAAGGAGGTGATCCTCGAGGTCGAACACCTGACGGCGAAGAACCAACCCTCCATTCAGGACGTGACCTTCAACCTGCACAAGGGGGAGATCCTCGGCATCGCCGGACTGGTGGGGGCCAAGCGTACCGACATCGTCGAGACCCTGTTCGGCATCCGCGATCGCAGCGAGGGCACCATCAAGCTGCACGGCAAAGCGGTGGCGAACCATAATGCCCACGAGGCGATCCAGAACGGTTTCGCCCTGGTGACCGAGGAGCGTCGCTCCACCGGCATCTATTCGCGTCTCGACATCGCCTTCAATTCCCTGATCGCCAACATGGACAGCTACAAGAGCTCCATGGGGCTGCTCAGCGACAACAAGATGAAAAGCGATACCCAGTGGGTCATCGACTCCATGCGGGTCAAGACCCCGACCCAGCAGACCCAGATAGGCTCCCTGTCCGGCGGCAACCAGCAGAAGGTCATCATAGGCCGCTGGCTGCTGACCCAGCCCGAGATCCTGATGCTGGACGAACCGACCCGCGGTATCGACGTGGGGGCCAAGTTCGAGATCTATCAGCTGATCCTGGAGCTGGCCAAGAAGGACAAGGGGATCGTCATCATCTCGTCCGAGATGCCCGAATTGCTGGGGATCACGGACAGGATCATGGTCATGAGCAATGGCCGGGTCGCGGGGATCGTCAACACCAAAGAAACTGACCAGAGCGAGATCCTGCGCCTGGCATCTCTGTACCTATAA
- the mglB gene encoding galactose/glucose ABC transporter substrate-binding protein MglB, translating to MKKLTTVATLLMGLMAGAQAQADTRIGVTVYKYDDNFMAVVRKAIEKEATANPDVELLMNDSQNDQSKQNDQIDVLLAKGVKALAINLVDPAAASVVIEKARADEIPVVFYNKEPSAADMASYDKAYYVGTDSKESGIIQGQLIAKHWKAHPEWDLNKDGVIQFVLLKGEPGHPDAEARTTYVVKTLNDGGIKTQQLHMDTGMWDTAMAKDKMDAWISGPNANKIEVVIANNDGMAMGAVESLKAQGKSAIPVFGVDALPEALAMVKSGAMAGTVLNDAANQAKATFDLVKNLAEGKPAGEGTNWKIDNKIVRVPYVGVDKDNLSQFE from the coding sequence ATGAAAAAACTCACGACAGTCGCCACCCTGCTGATGGGACTGATGGCGGGAGCCCAAGCCCAGGCTGATACCCGTATCGGGGTCACCGTCTACAAATATGACGACAACTTCATGGCCGTTGTGCGCAAGGCCATCGAGAAGGAAGCAACGGCCAACCCGGATGTTGAGCTGTTGATGAATGACTCCCAGAACGACCAGTCCAAGCAGAATGACCAGATCGACGTGCTGTTGGCCAAGGGCGTGAAAGCGCTGGCCATCAACCTGGTCGACCCGGCGGCGGCCTCTGTCGTGATCGAGAAGGCGCGTGCCGACGAGATCCCCGTGGTGTTCTACAACAAGGAACCGAGCGCGGCGGACATGGCCAGCTATGACAAGGCCTACTACGTGGGTACCGACTCCAAGGAGTCAGGCATCATCCAGGGCCAGCTGATCGCCAAGCACTGGAAGGCACACCCCGAGTGGGATCTGAACAAGGATGGCGTCATCCAGTTCGTGCTGCTCAAGGGCGAGCCGGGCCACCCGGATGCGGAAGCCCGCACCACCTATGTCGTCAAGACCCTGAATGACGGCGGCATCAAGACCCAGCAGCTGCACATGGATACCGGTATGTGGGATACCGCCATGGCGAAAGACAAGATGGACGCCTGGATCTCCGGCCCGAACGCCAACAAGATCGAAGTGGTCATCGCCAACAACGACGGTATGGCGATGGGGGCTGTTGAATCCCTGAAAGCCCAGGGCAAGAGTGCCATTCCGGTGTTCGGCGTCGATGCCCTGCCGGAAGCCCTGGCCATGGTCAAGAGCGGTGCCATGGCGGGTACCGTGCTGAACGATGCGGCCAACCAGGCCAAGGCGACCTTCGACCTGGTCAAGAACCTGGCTGAAGGCAAGCCGGCCGGTGAAGGCACCAACTGGAAGATCGACAACAAGATTGTGCGTGTTCCTTACGTGGGCGTGGATAAAGACAATCTGTCCCAGTTCGAGTAA